From Candidatus Manganitrophus morganii, the proteins below share one genomic window:
- the def gene encoding peptide deformylase gives MSILKVAKLGNPILRRVAAPVTPADCQDPNFQNFLEDMVETMRKLDGVGLAAPQVFESKQIVVIEANANPRYPAAPDLSLLILLNPTFTHLSEEKVEGWEGCLSVENLRGKVLRSARVGLKAFNRDMQPVEMEAEGFLAIVLQHEIDHLNGKVYLDRMKDFSTLTHLAEFERYWVRDPAEVG, from the coding sequence ATGTCTATTTTAAAAGTCGCCAAACTGGGAAACCCCATCCTTCGGAGGGTCGCAGCGCCCGTAACCCCGGCCGATTGTCAAGATCCGAACTTCCAAAATTTTCTTGAGGATATGGTCGAAACGATGCGGAAACTCGACGGCGTCGGACTGGCCGCGCCGCAGGTCTTCGAATCGAAACAGATTGTCGTCATCGAAGCCAATGCCAACCCTCGTTATCCGGCTGCCCCCGATCTTTCACTTTTGATCCTTCTCAACCCGACCTTTACGCATCTGTCCGAAGAGAAAGTTGAAGGATGGGAAGGCTGCTTGAGCGTGGAAAACCTTCGGGGCAAAGTGCTTCGCTCGGCGCGGGTCGGCTTGAAGGCATTCAATCGCGACATGCAGCCGGTCGAAATGGAAGCCGAGGGCTTCCTCGCCATTGTCCTCCAGCATGAAATCGACCACTTAAACGGAAAGGTTTATCTCGACCGGATGAAAGATTTCTCCACATTGACCCATCTGGCTGAATTTGAGCGTTACTGGGTGAGAGATCCGGCGGAAGTCGGATAA